A section of the Paralichthys olivaceus isolate ysfri-2021 chromosome 14, ASM2471397v2, whole genome shotgun sequence genome encodes:
- the chrna1 gene encoding acetylcholine receptor subunit alpha, translating to MNLSKIQILLAWILSAFAGPVLCSEDETTLVKTLFTGYNKVVRPVNHFSEAVVVTVGLQLIQLISVDEVNQIVTSNVRLKQQWLDVNLKWNPDDYGGIKKIRVPSTDIWKPDLVLYNNADGDFAIIHETKVLLEHTGLITWNPPAIFKSYCEIIVLHFPFDLQNCSMKLGTWTYDGLLVAINPDSDRPDLSNFMESGEWVLKDYRSWKHWVYYTCCPDTPYLDITYHFLMLRLPLYFIVNVIIPCMLFSFLTGLVFYLPTDSGEKMTLSISVLLSLTVFLLVIVELIPSTSSAVPLIGKYMLFTMVFVIASIIITVIVINTHHRSPSTHTMPAWIRKVFIETIPNMMFFSTMKRPSQEIRQKRLFPTDMDISDISGNPTPTSVPYQSPISKNPDVRSAIEGVKYIAETMKSDEESNNAAEEWKFVAMVLDHILLCVFMAVCIIGTLGVFAGRLIELNMLYGA from the exons ATGAATCTTTCCAAGATCCAGATTTTGCTGGCATGGATTCTCAGTGCATTCGCCG GTCCAGTCCTCTGCTCCGAGGATGAGACGACTCTGGTGAAAACTCTGTTCACTGGTTACAACAAGGTTGTTCGTCCCGTGAATCACTTCAGTGAAGCCGTGGTCGTCACCGTGGGGCTGCAGCTAATACAGCTCATCAGTGTG GACGAAGTGAACCAGATTGTGACCAGTAACGTTCGTCTCAAACAG CAATGGTTAGATGTGAACCTGAAGTGGAATCCAGACGATTACGGAGGCATCAAAAAGATCCGAGTACCTTCAACCGACATATGGAAACCGGACCTGGTGCTATACAACAA CGCTGACGGTGACTTCGCCATCATCCATGAAACCAAAGTGCTGCTGGAGCACACAGGACTGATAACGTGGAACCCACCGGCCATCTTCAAGAGCTACTGTGAGATCATCGTCCTCCATTTCCCCTTCGACCTGCAGAACTGCAGCATGAAACTGGGAACCTGGACGTATGATGGACTGCTGGTCGCCATCAACCCA gACAGCGATCGACCGGACCTCAGTAACTTCATGGAGTCGGGTGAGTGGGTGTTGAAGGACTACAGGAGCTGGAAACACTGGGTTTACTACACCTGCTGCCCCGACACTCCGTACCTGGACATCACCTACCACTTCCTGATGCTGCGGCTGCCTCTTTACTTCATCGTCAACGTCATCATTCCctgcatgttgttttccttcctcACCGGACTGGTCTTCTACCTGCCCACTGACTCTG GTGAGAAGATGACTCTGTCCATCTCCGTCCTGCTGTCTCTCACTGTCTTCCTGCTGGTCATCGTGGAGCTGatcccctccacctccagcgCCGTTCCTCTCATCGGCAAATACATGCTCTTCACCATGGTGTTCGTCATCgcctccatcatcatcaccgtCATCGTCATCAACACCCATCACCGCTCGCCCAGCACGCACACCATGCCCGCCTGGATCCGCAAG GTCTTCATTGAAACCATTCCCAACATGATGTTCTTCTCGACCATGAAGCGACCGAGTCAGGAGATCCGACAGAAGAGACTGTTCCCCACTGACATGGACATCTCCGACATCTCAG gtAACCCCACCCCCACAAGCGTCCCCTACCAGTCTCCCATCAGTAAAAACCCTGACGTCCGCAGCGCCATCGAAGGAGTGAAGTACATCGCTGAGACCATGAAATCAGACGAGGAATCGAACAAT GCGGCTGAGGAGTGGAAGTTCGTCGCCATGGTTTTGGACCACATCCTGCTCTGCGTGTTCATGGCCGTGTGCATCATCGGGACGCTCGGCGTCTTTGCCGGGAGACTCATCGAGCTCAACATGCTGTACGGGGCCTGA